In one window of Timaviella obliquedivisa GSE-PSE-MK23-08B DNA:
- a CDS encoding ROK family protein: protein MESKDKVLLALDFGGTKQAAAVIVDGEKQWHAHRRALSPRHANASTDLKLMRSLIYDLLQDCQPTAIGVSFGGPVNAAIGEVRLSHHVPGWENLPLMALLSKEFGVPVSVDNDANVAALGEHRFGAGQGYDSLMYITISTGVGGGWILNGQSWRGAEGMAGEIGHMVVDPAGLPCLCGKRGCLERLASGPYMAQQVRESIQDSPSRGQGVRDLVQGNLEDITAQTVSQAAAQGDDLACEVLETAGWALGVSIGNVANLINPQRFVLGGGVTQAGALFWDTVRRVARATALPEVHFEIVPAALGDEAPLWGAVALASDLK, encoded by the coding sequence TTGGAAAGTAAAGATAAGGTACTTCTAGCGCTGGATTTCGGTGGCACTAAGCAAGCCGCCGCTGTGATAGTGGATGGAGAGAAACAGTGGCATGCTCACCGACGCGCCCTTTCACCTCGTCATGCTAATGCTAGTACTGATTTAAAGCTGATGCGATCGCTGATCTATGATTTACTTCAAGATTGTCAGCCTACGGCGATCGGGGTTAGCTTTGGCGGCCCTGTCAATGCGGCGATCGGAGAGGTTCGACTCTCGCACCATGTCCCCGGTTGGGAAAACCTTCCCCTCATGGCTCTGTTATCAAAAGAATTTGGCGTGCCTGTTAGCGTGGATAATGATGCAAATGTCGCAGCTTTGGGAGAGCATCGCTTTGGAGCAGGTCAAGGATACGACAGTTTGATGTATATCACCATTAGCACAGGTGTTGGCGGCGGCTGGATCTTGAATGGTCAGTCATGGCGAGGTGCAGAAGGGATGGCGGGCGAAATTGGGCATATGGTTGTTGATCCAGCTGGGTTACCTTGCTTGTGTGGAAAAAGAGGATGCTTAGAGCGACTGGCTTCAGGGCCTTACATGGCGCAACAGGTTCGAGAGTCAATTCAAGATTCTCCCAGCCGAGGTCAGGGCGTGCGTGATTTGGTGCAGGGCAATTTGGAAGACATTACGGCTCAAACCGTCAGCCAGGCAGCGGCTCAAGGGGATGATTTAGCCTGTGAAGTGTTAGAAACGGCGGGTTGGGCACTAGGGGTAAGTATTGGCAATGTTGCAAACTTGATCAATCCCCAGCGGTTTGTGCTGGGTGGAGGAGTAACCCAAGCAGGCGCACTCTTTTGGGATACGGTTCGTCGAGTGGCAAGGGCAACTGCCTTACCTGAAGTCCATTTTGAGATAGTACCTGCGGCTTTAGGAGATGAAGCGCCTTTATGGGGCGCAGTTGCCTTAGCGAGTGACCTTAAATAA
- a CDS encoding HAD family phosphatase: protein MKLMQPHKVVLFDHDGTIVDSEIVALKSAWQLTTEVTTALPGAQLYDLPEFIQSFAGKPYREILTQIYVGAPTALNEPEIEKLVAEEEDRAIEHLKLEAKATAGTPEVLSYLRNSEFRFALVSNSSLRRLNACLTASALTSYFPPHLVFSAHDSLPIRRPKPLPDIYLHAASKLGTSVSNCLAVEDSVSGVQSAVMAGISQVIGYVGGTHISENERSSRALALRSMGAHRIIERMSDLIELLSHETECAVG, encoded by the coding sequence ATGAAATTGATGCAGCCGCATAAAGTTGTTCTTTTCGACCATGACGGCACAATTGTTGACAGCGAAATAGTTGCCCTTAAAAGCGCGTGGCAATTAACGACTGAGGTGACAACTGCCCTTCCAGGCGCTCAGCTTTATGACTTACCGGAATTTATTCAAAGTTTTGCAGGTAAACCCTATCGTGAAATATTGACCCAAATCTACGTAGGTGCCCCCACAGCATTAAATGAGCCAGAGATTGAAAAATTAGTGGCAGAGGAAGAAGATAGGGCGATCGAACATTTGAAACTAGAGGCAAAAGCCACTGCTGGAACCCCTGAAGTTTTATCTTATTTGCGCAACAGTGAATTTAGGTTTGCCTTAGTCAGCAATAGTAGTTTACGGCGGCTCAATGCCTGTCTCACTGCATCTGCCTTAACTTCCTATTTTCCTCCCCATTTGGTTTTTAGCGCCCACGATTCTCTTCCCATCAGGCGACCTAAACCTCTGCCTGATATCTATCTGCACGCTGCTAGTAAATTGGGTACTTCTGTCTCAAATTGCCTGGCAGTTGAAGATTCAGTTAGCGGAGTCCAGTCGGCGGTTATGGCAGGAATTTCACAGGTTATTGGCTATGTTGGCGGCACTCATATCAGCGAAAATGAACGGAGTAGTCGTGCTTTGGCGTTGCGATCGATGGGTGCCCATCGCATCATTGAGCGAATGTCTGATTTGATTGAACTGCTGTCACATGAAACGGAATGCGCCGTAGGATAA
- a CDS encoding mannitol dehydrogenase family protein: MNRTVALPNFVLFQKAQPGIVASSCHNTVIDLWSQHTPYDRTNLDTGIVHFGPGRFFRGHLAPIIHRYLAQQECADRRWGICGVSLNSCSTIATLEPQDFLYTLVERYCCNGNHESAEVVGSINQVIDGRTKCNAVLEVMTSSSVHLVTLTVTQAGYYLDQSFNLNTSHEAIAHDLKNPSNPKTVIGFIVEAIRRRRDCELAPFTTLSCDNLPKNGEILKKAVLTYAERLNSQLAHYISNHVTFPNTVVDRIVPRSHDSDQDYPIQLLQVSDRGAIVTEPFYQFVVENKFSSDRPNWESTGVTMTDDITPYLYLKSRFLNALHSFVACLAVRVGVNYVHETVRLPEFERFTLLLTDDIAAATPVSRQMCEHYRSEVLRRFNNEALPDSIERIAAETARKLNKYILPIFQDAYCQQVNLQRLILPIAAWMLTVKESAIESGKPYDAKDTLSVIAAIQSGASLSQILGLEPSECITVVDRQIEKALHDLQVQGLLATLKQYCEEDLDEIDAAA; this comes from the coding sequence ATGAACAGAACCGTTGCGTTACCTAACTTTGTGCTTTTTCAAAAGGCACAGCCTGGCATAGTTGCTTCCAGTTGCCACAATACTGTAATTGACTTGTGGAGCCAACACACCCCCTACGATCGCACTAATCTTGATACGGGAATTGTTCATTTTGGGCCTGGACGGTTTTTCAGAGGGCACCTTGCTCCTATTATTCATCGATATTTGGCTCAGCAGGAATGCGCAGATCGAAGATGGGGTATTTGTGGAGTTAGCCTCAATAGCTGCTCTACTATTGCGACTTTAGAACCTCAGGATTTTCTTTATACGCTGGTTGAACGCTATTGCTGTAACGGAAATCATGAGTCAGCCGAGGTCGTTGGTTCCATTAACCAAGTTATTGACGGTAGGACAAAGTGCAATGCTGTCCTAGAGGTGATGACATCTTCTTCTGTTCATCTTGTTACCCTAACTGTAACTCAGGCAGGCTATTATCTGGATCAAAGTTTCAATCTCAATACTAGTCATGAGGCGATCGCTCATGATCTAAAAAATCCTTCTAATCCAAAGACTGTAATTGGTTTTATCGTAGAAGCAATTCGCCGACGACGAGATTGTGAATTAGCTCCCTTTACAACGCTCTCTTGCGACAACCTTCCTAAGAATGGGGAGATTTTGAAAAAAGCAGTTCTCACCTACGCAGAGCGGCTCAATTCTCAGCTTGCCCACTATATTAGCAATCATGTTACCTTTCCCAATACTGTGGTTGATAGAATTGTGCCTCGATCGCACGACTCTGATCAGGATTATCCCATTCAACTGTTGCAGGTGAGCGATCGGGGCGCAATTGTCACAGAGCCGTTTTATCAGTTCGTTGTAGAAAACAAGTTTAGTAGTGATAGACCGAATTGGGAAAGCACTGGCGTTACGATGACCGATGACATTACTCCTTATCTGTACCTAAAGTCGAGGTTTTTGAACGCCCTCCATTCCTTTGTTGCCTGTTTGGCGGTAAGAGTAGGTGTAAACTACGTTCATGAAACTGTGAGGCTGCCAGAATTTGAAAGGTTCACTCTACTGCTCACAGATGATATTGCTGCTGCGACACCTGTGTCTCGTCAGATGTGTGAACACTATCGCTCGGAGGTATTACGCAGGTTCAACAACGAAGCTTTGCCAGACTCAATTGAGAGAATTGCAGCCGAGACGGCTAGAAAATTAAACAAGTATATCTTGCCAATTTTTCAGGATGCATACTGCCAACAAGTTAATTTGCAACGCTTAATTTTACCGATCGCTGCCTGGATGCTTACGGTTAAAGAAAGTGCAATTGAGTCCGGGAAACCGTATGATGCTAAGGATACTTTGAGCGTCATTGCAGCTATTCAATCTGGAGCAAGCCTGAGCCAGATTTTAGGACTAGAGCCGAGTGAATGCATAACTGTGGTCGATCGCCAGATTGAGAAAGCGTTGCATGATCTTCAGGTTCAAGGGCTATTGGCGACTCTTAAGCAATACTGTGAGGAAGATCTGGATGAAATTGATGCAGCCGCATAA
- a CDS encoding UDP-glucose/GDP-mannose dehydrogenase family protein → MKVCVVGTGYVGLVTGACLAYAGHHVICVDNNKAKVTLMQSGKLPIYEPGLLEIIQASVQAGRLEFTSDLGTSVARSNVVFIAVGTPPLPTGESDTRYVEAVAQGIGAHLTSGYKVIVNKSTVPIGSGNWVQRIIIDAVVERSDLVTANFDVVSNPEFLREGSAIYDTFNPDRIVLGSDSERAIRHMQELYAPIINRQFAEDANLDPVPVVVTDLSSAEMIKYAANAFLATKISFINEIANICDRVGADVTQVAQGIGLDSRIGSKFLQSGIGWGGSCFPKDVAALIHTAKDYGYEAQLLQAAVSANQRQRLLAVEKLQHVLGILKGKTIGLLGLTFKPDTDDIRDTPALDLAAYLNRLGAKVKAYDPMYVKEMYVEETHSFHAIPDSVILSATPEQLAEGCDAIVLVTDWKQFRKLNYALLSERMNTAIMIDGRNYLDPATLAAAGFYYVGIGRPSVGNLLEVTRKPRMAIAQVA, encoded by the coding sequence ATGAAAGTTTGTGTAGTCGGTACTGGATACGTTGGTCTAGTCACAGGTGCATGTTTAGCTTATGCAGGGCATCACGTCATTTGCGTAGATAATAACAAAGCGAAAGTGACCTTAATGCAGTCCGGAAAGCTGCCTATTTATGAACCTGGACTATTAGAAATTATTCAAGCATCTGTACAAGCAGGTCGATTAGAGTTTACCAGTGATCTAGGTACATCTGTGGCTCGCAGCAATGTAGTGTTCATTGCTGTAGGCACGCCACCGCTTCCAACTGGAGAGAGTGATACACGCTACGTGGAAGCTGTTGCTCAAGGTATTGGCGCTCATTTAACTTCGGGCTATAAAGTCATTGTAAATAAATCGACAGTGCCGATCGGTTCTGGAAACTGGGTACAGCGGATTATTATAGATGCGGTTGTAGAGCGATCTGATCTAGTAACGGCAAACTTTGATGTTGTTAGCAATCCAGAATTCTTGCGGGAAGGGTCAGCAATTTATGACACGTTTAACCCCGATCGCATTGTGCTAGGCAGCGATAGTGAGAGGGCAATTCGCCACATGCAGGAACTCTACGCCCCTATCATCAATCGTCAGTTTGCTGAAGATGCTAATCTGGATCCTGTGCCTGTTGTGGTCACGGATTTGAGTTCGGCTGAGATGATTAAATATGCTGCTAATGCATTTTTGGCAACCAAGATCAGCTTCATTAATGAAATTGCTAATATTTGCGATCGGGTGGGAGCAGATGTCACTCAGGTGGCGCAGGGCATTGGTTTAGATTCTCGTATTGGCAGCAAGTTTTTGCAATCGGGAATTGGCTGGGGAGGGTCATGCTTTCCAAAAGATGTAGCAGCTTTAATTCACACGGCAAAAGACTATGGCTATGAAGCCCAGTTACTGCAAGCTGCGGTTAGTGCCAATCAGCGACAGCGTTTGCTAGCAGTTGAAAAGCTTCAGCACGTGCTAGGCATTCTTAAAGGCAAGACGATCGGCTTACTTGGACTTACCTTTAAGCCCGACACAGACGATATCCGAGATACGCCTGCTCTTGATTTAGCGGCTTATCTTAATCGTTTGGGTGCAAAGGTGAAAGCTTACGATCCTATGTATGTAAAAGAAATGTATGTAGAAGAAACGCATAGCTTTCACGCAATTCCAGACTCTGTAATTCTCAGTGCTACACCCGAACAGTTAGCGGAAGGCTGTGATGCGATCGTTCTTGTAACTGATTGGAAACAGTTCCGTAAACTCAACTATGCCCTGCTATCAGAACGAATGAATACAGCTATTATGATCGACGGTCGAAACTATCTTGATCCAGCCACATTAGCAGCAGCAGGCTTTTACTACGTCGGCATTGGTCGCCCTTCAGTTGGCAATTTACTTGAAGTGACACGAAAACCGCGCATGGCGATCGCTCAGGTTGCCTAA
- a CDS encoding glycosyltransferase, translating into MRLIVYSHDAFGLGNIRRMLAICQYLIKVYPQVSILVISGSPALHSLRLPQGLDYIKLPCLGRDELGTVSSKYLETNLDDAVKLRSDLILSTVQNFKPNLILVDKKPDGLQQELQETLSYIKTHQPETKLVLLLRDILDRPEATIAQWQRHGYYDTIAKLYDQVWVVGVPEVFDVCREYQFPPAVVQKTRFCGYIRREPGLKSRQVLRQELQLQPEDKLVLLTPGGGADGYHLIDTYLRGLETQPSNWRSLIISGSEMRADQREQIQQRVAHLPLAALLEFTDDLVGYMDAADLVVSMGGYNTVGEILSLQKRAIVVPRLQPVEEQWLRAERMAKIGLFQVIHPNNLNPTHLMQLIHNELRAIETSVSSAQLDMNALPRIAKYLSRLVCQPAFCPAWSNISHPVLVATADC; encoded by the coding sequence ATGAGGCTTATCGTTTATTCTCACGATGCATTCGGTTTAGGTAACATTCGCCGGATGCTGGCGATTTGTCAGTATCTTATTAAGGTATATCCACAAGTTTCAATTCTAGTTATTTCAGGTTCACCTGCGTTACACAGTCTGCGTTTACCTCAAGGATTAGATTACATTAAGCTACCTTGCTTAGGACGAGATGAATTGGGTACTGTATCTTCTAAATATCTCGAAACCAACCTGGACGATGCGGTAAAATTGCGATCAGATCTGATTCTGTCTACTGTTCAAAACTTTAAGCCAAACCTCATCTTAGTCGATAAAAAACCAGATGGTTTGCAGCAAGAGCTTCAGGAAACACTGAGCTACATTAAAACGCACCAGCCTGAGACTAAGTTGGTGTTGCTATTGCGTGACATTCTCGATCGTCCAGAAGCAACGATTGCTCAATGGCAACGGCATGGATACTATGACACGATCGCAAAACTATATGACCAGGTTTGGGTAGTAGGAGTCCCAGAAGTCTTTGATGTCTGTCGAGAATATCAGTTCCCGCCTGCGGTGGTTCAAAAAACTCGATTCTGCGGCTATATTCGCCGCGAACCAGGGCTTAAGTCTCGCCAGGTTCTGCGACAAGAACTACAGCTTCAACCAGAAGACAAACTAGTGTTGTTAACGCCGGGTGGCGGTGCAGATGGCTATCACCTAATAGACACCTACTTGCGTGGGCTAGAAACCCAACCTTCTAATTGGCGATCGCTCATCATTTCTGGCTCAGAAATGCGTGCTGACCAGCGTGAACAAATACAGCAGCGTGTCGCCCACCTTCCTTTAGCTGCACTGCTGGAGTTTACTGATGATTTAGTTGGATATATGGATGCAGCCGACTTGGTCGTGTCGATGGGCGGCTACAACACCGTTGGTGAAATTCTGTCGTTGCAAAAGCGAGCAATTGTTGTACCCCGTCTCCAGCCTGTTGAAGAACAGTGGTTACGGGCAGAGCGAATGGCAAAGATAGGATTGTTCCAGGTAATTCACCCCAATAATTTAAATCCTACTCACCTGATGCAATTGATTCACAACGAACTGCGGGCGATCGAAACATCGGTGTCCTCAGCACAGCTAGATATGAATGCATTACCACGCATTGCCAAGTATTTATCTCGCCTAGTTTGCCAGCCTGCTTTTTGCCCCGCTTGGAGCAATATCTCACATCCAGTCTTAGTCGCTACAGCAGATTGTTAG
- a CDS encoding glycosyl transferase, whose protein sequence is MQRLMFYCQHILGIGHLVRSMEIVRGLLPDFEIFFVNGGEVVQGFEVPTGVQMINIPAIKTDSEFKELHIPDGFQDVEQVLEYRRDLLLQAFEQIQPTVLMVELFPFGRRRFSIELIPLIERAKSSFTKVICSLRDIVVTKQDQARHEEKICRLMNQYFDLLLIHGDPKFMPLETSFSRIEDLNCEVHYTGYVAQSQPDLPQDLPQPLILTSIGGGRFGHELLDCVAEASELLQSQIPHHIQMFTGPFCPDEVYQRLKRIVTQRQNISVERFTPHLLQHMRQADLSISMAGYNTTMNVLTTGVRSLLLPFTGNDDQEQQIRSKRLEELGIVSVIDREELKPERFAQKVITCLQQTPSSLKFDMQGVEKTAQYVRLCARQQASAA, encoded by the coding sequence ATGCAGCGTCTCATGTTTTATTGCCAACATATTCTGGGTATCGGGCATTTAGTTCGGAGCATGGAAATTGTCCGAGGATTACTTCCCGATTTTGAAATTTTCTTTGTGAATGGGGGTGAGGTCGTCCAGGGCTTTGAAGTTCCGACTGGCGTACAGATGATCAACATTCCGGCTATCAAAACCGACAGCGAGTTTAAAGAGTTGCACATTCCTGATGGCTTTCAAGATGTTGAACAAGTGCTAGAGTACCGCCGAGATCTGCTGCTGCAAGCTTTTGAGCAAATCCAGCCGACAGTCCTTATGGTAGAACTCTTTCCGTTCGGACGCAGACGATTTTCAATAGAACTCATTCCTTTAATAGAACGTGCTAAAAGCTCATTCACTAAAGTGATATGCAGCCTTCGAGATATTGTGGTGACGAAGCAGGATCAGGCACGACATGAGGAAAAAATTTGCCGTTTAATGAATCAATATTTTGACCTGCTCTTGATCCATGGCGATCCTAAATTTATGCCGCTTGAAACCAGTTTTTCCCGTATTGAGGATCTCAACTGCGAAGTTCACTACACAGGTTATGTTGCTCAATCACAACCTGATCTGCCTCAAGATCTACCCCAGCCCCTTATTCTCACCAGCATTGGCGGGGGACGATTTGGGCATGAACTGCTAGATTGTGTGGCAGAGGCAAGTGAGTTGCTGCAATCCCAAATTCCGCATCATATTCAGATGTTTACCGGACCTTTCTGCCCTGATGAAGTGTATCAGCGGTTAAAACGAATTGTCACACAGCGTCAAAATATCTCAGTCGAACGTTTTACACCCCATTTACTTCAACATATGCGACAGGCAGATCTATCAATTAGCATGGCAGGTTACAACACTACTATGAATGTTTTGACAACAGGTGTACGATCGCTTCTCTTACCTTTTACGGGTAATGATGATCAAGAACAGCAAATACGATCGAAACGGCTAGAAGAACTGGGAATTGTTAGTGTTATTGATCGAGAAGAACTGAAGCCAGAACGGTTTGCTCAAAAGGTGATTACCTGCTTACAGCAAACGCCTTCATCCCTGAAGTTTGATATGCAGGGTGTTGAGAAAACAGCACAGTACGTGCGCTTGTGTGCTCGTCAACAGGCGAGCGCGGCGTAA
- a CDS encoding glycosyltransferase produces the protein MSQPKVVLIVGPRERFSSTQTSLESIYRDTDYPFDLIYINVNSPTPIRRYLEAQAQEKQFKLLHTDYYISPTEAKNIGLRYLLSHAEESYKYIVFVENDVIVKRGWLTKLVECAEQTGAAIVGPLTCIGQPAHQVIHNAGGKSYISTEIKDGKTQRYIHQSAALTGQAVDDVPDKLHRKKTDYVEFHCMLVRTQIFEEIGLLDEGMLATREHIDFCFMVTQAGGSIYSERNAVITTDTIGIETNQTGLVNWFGDIQLPDFKWSDLPYFMVRWNDDWDLASLHHLRQKWNLAEDEYFKKRYKKVGARRHELLIKPIARRLTFGKGNLWLEKLLMAIERPINRYIYQRHLWHKSRILNQTLQQKRELSAKSKVRISDEYRGLS, from the coding sequence ATGTCACAACCTAAAGTCGTACTCATTGTTGGCCCCCGCGAACGATTCAGTTCAACTCAAACTTCATTAGAGAGCATTTATCGGGATACTGATTATCCCTTCGACTTGATTTATATAAATGTTAACTCACCAACTCCAATTCGTCGTTATTTAGAAGCCCAGGCTCAAGAAAAGCAGTTCAAACTGCTGCACACCGACTATTATATTTCTCCAACTGAGGCAAAGAACATTGGGCTACGGTATCTCCTGAGTCATGCCGAAGAATCATACAAATATATTGTCTTTGTTGAGAATGATGTAATTGTCAAGCGTGGCTGGCTTACAAAGCTGGTTGAGTGCGCCGAGCAGACAGGTGCAGCGATCGTCGGACCACTTACCTGCATTGGTCAACCTGCCCATCAAGTGATTCACAATGCGGGCGGCAAGTCCTACATTAGCACTGAAATTAAGGATGGTAAGACCCAACGATACATTCACCAAAGTGCCGCCCTGACTGGACAAGCAGTCGATGATGTGCCTGATAAACTACACCGCAAAAAGACAGACTATGTTGAGTTTCACTGCATGTTAGTGCGAACGCAGATCTTTGAAGAGATTGGACTTCTAGATGAAGGGATGCTAGCAACTCGCGAACATATTGATTTCTGCTTTATGGTAACGCAAGCGGGCGGCAGCATCTACAGTGAACGCAACGCAGTAATCACCACTGATACGATTGGCATTGAAACTAATCAAACAGGCTTAGTCAATTGGTTTGGTGACATTCAGCTTCCAGACTTTAAATGGTCAGATTTGCCTTACTTCATGGTGCGCTGGAACGACGATTGGGATCTGGCAAGTTTGCATCACCTGCGACAAAAGTGGAACCTGGCGGAAGATGAGTACTTCAAAAAACGCTACAAAAAAGTAGGCGCACGTCGTCATGAACTATTGATTAAACCGATCGCGCGTCGCCTCACTTTTGGTAAAGGCAATCTATGGCTAGAAAAACTACTGATGGCGATCGAACGCCCCATCAACCGCTATATTTATCAACGCCATCTTTGGCACAAATCGCGCATTCTTAACCAGACTCTGCAACAAAAAAGAGAACTGAGTGCAAAGTCAAAAGTTAGAATATCTGACGAGTATCGCGGATTGAGTTAG
- a CDS encoding glycosyltransferase, whose amino-acid sequence MKPKVCITTLEFPPDVGGVGESVYRIAQMLIHLGYDVHVAVFRAIFRNEREKALAGEYQRAGYITTERDGIIVHRLHPAIRSNIGKEQDYLSDLYDQLCVLQQRHCYDLFHAFFINEMGFLTTLLAKESRVPVINSVRGADLHKHIFSPQQHGQITWTLENSSWTTFVSRDLMQRGKALVPQIEQHSSAFWNSIAPIEFDRLPVPTLVDRLQGLVIGSVGSFRDKKGVEYLLDACQTLRDIDFTLLFVGDFVGKEDEYWRQELQNSGVTDRILITGKISRAEAIAYLPYMDIFTIPSIHDGCPNALLEAMLAARAIIGTCVDAIGEILENGVNGLVITPFSSKELADAVRLLSSQPDLRQQLGIAARNKVLTQLAPVVEQQNWQQIYQQVLGKTTQLQCFNGR is encoded by the coding sequence ATGAAACCAAAAGTTTGTATCACAACATTAGAGTTTCCACCGGATGTGGGAGGCGTGGGCGAATCAGTTTATCGCATTGCCCAAATGCTAATTCACCTGGGTTATGATGTTCACGTCGCGGTCTTTCGGGCAATTTTTCGCAATGAGCGCGAGAAGGCTCTGGCAGGTGAATATCAGCGGGCGGGCTACATTACCACTGAGCGAGATGGGATTATAGTTCATCGTTTGCACCCGGCAATTCGCTCTAACATTGGCAAAGAGCAGGACTATCTCAGCGATTTGTATGATCAACTCTGTGTTTTGCAGCAGCGGCATTGCTATGATCTGTTCCACGCTTTTTTCATCAATGAGATGGGGTTTCTAACGACATTGCTAGCAAAAGAAAGTAGAGTGCCCGTAATCAATAGTGTTCGGGGCGCTGACTTGCACAAACACATTTTTAGCCCACAACAGCATGGGCAAATTACTTGGACGCTGGAAAACTCAAGCTGGACAACTTTTGTGAGCCGTGATTTGATGCAGCGTGGTAAGGCGCTAGTGCCCCAAATTGAGCAGCATTCTTCGGCATTTTGGAACTCGATCGCCCCTATTGAGTTTGATCGACTTCCTGTGCCTACCCTGGTCGATCGTTTGCAAGGTCTGGTAATTGGATCGGTTGGCAGCTTTCGCGATAAAAAAGGGGTTGAGTATCTGTTAGATGCTTGCCAGACCTTGCGCGATATAGACTTTACTCTTCTCTTTGTGGGTGATTTTGTGGGGAAAGAGGACGAATATTGGCGGCAAGAATTGCAGAACAGTGGCGTTACCGATCGAATTCTCATTACTGGTAAAATTAGCCGTGCTGAAGCGATCGCCTATTTGCCTTACATGGATATTTTTACCATTCCTTCCATTCACGATGGTTGCCCTAATGCTTTACTTGAAGCCATGCTAGCAGCAAGAGCGATTATAGGAACCTGTGTTGATGCGATCGGCGAAATTTTGGAAAATGGGGTGAATGGTTTAGTGATCACTCCTTTCTCTAGCAAAGAATTGGCAGATGCAGTTCGGTTGTTGAGCAGTCAGCCTGATCTTCGACAGCAGTTGGGAATTGCTGCCCGAAACAAAGTGCTAACGCAGCTTGCCCCTGTCGTTGAACAGCAAAATTGGCAGCAGATTTATCAACAGGTGCTTGGAAAGACTACACAGCTTCAATGCTTCAATGGCAGATGA
- a CDS encoding glycosyltransferase — MSTPEVTIIVVPRERFQFAQASLESLYSQTPQLFDLIYIDNNSPAKLRNYLQAEAAQKGFHLIRSDRFLSPNQARNLGLNQVRSQYVVFVDNDVIFAPGWLQALIDCTEETGATVVGSLVCQYQPVHTIVHCAGGEYMPPEAYAKFIKDEPTVPRSPDTKGKWQINEKTYYQNRKVEEVQQHLKREPTGFVEFHSMLVRTEIFKKIGVLDEGFSCTKEYLDFCMLVAQAGGSIYLEPASVVTFLTHPPAPALHWSDLPYFMVRWSDAWERESLLHFQQKWDLVESKYFLKRFKKLGRRRREEMIHPMIERFNFLGANRRKWLEKRLVSLEKLVNRYVSTLMAN; from the coding sequence ATGTCAACTCCCGAAGTAACCATCATTGTTGTGCCGCGAGAGCGATTTCAATTTGCTCAAGCCTCTCTGGAAAGCCTTTACAGCCAGACACCACAATTATTCGATTTAATCTACATAGACAACAATTCACCTGCCAAATTGCGAAATTATCTCCAGGCTGAGGCAGCGCAGAAGGGCTTTCACCTAATTCGCTCAGATCGGTTTCTCTCACCTAATCAGGCTCGAAACCTGGGTCTAAATCAGGTTCGTAGTCAGTATGTTGTGTTTGTGGATAACGATGTAATTTTTGCTCCAGGCTGGCTACAAGCCCTGATAGATTGCACTGAGGAAACTGGAGCAACTGTGGTTGGTTCGCTAGTCTGCCAGTATCAGCCTGTGCATACGATCGTTCACTGTGCAGGCGGAGAGTACATGCCGCCTGAAGCTTATGCCAAGTTCATTAAAGACGAGCCAACTGTGCCGCGATCGCCCGATACCAAAGGCAAATGGCAAATCAACGAAAAAACTTACTACCAGAATCGCAAGGTTGAGGAGGTGCAGCAGCATCTTAAACGAGAGCCTACTGGTTTTGTCGAGTTTCACTCAATGCTAGTACGAACTGAAATATTCAAAAAAATTGGAGTTTTGGATGAAGGCTTCTCTTGCACAAAGGAATACCTTGACTTTTGCATGTTGGTGGCACAAGCAGGCGGTAGCATTTACCTCGAACCTGCCTCAGTTGTCACCTTTTTGACCCATCCGCCTGCACCTGCACTGCATTGGTCTGATCTACCCTACTTTATGGTGCGCTGGAGCGATGCTTGGGAACGAGAGAGCCTGCTGCATTTTCAGCAGAAATGGGATCTGGTAGAGAGTAAATATTTCCTCAAGCGCTTTAAAAAACTAGGACGACGGCGTAGAGAAGAAATGATTCATCCCATGATTGAGAGATTCAATTTTTTGGGAGCAAATCGCCGTAAATGGCTAGAAAAGAGACTTGTCTCTTTAGAAAAACTGGTCAATCGCTATGTTTCAACCCTGATGGCGAATTGA